GAATAACCGCATCTCCAACGGTAAAACTCGTCTCACCACCAGAATTTCCAGTAATGGTAATCTTAGGAAAAGAGATGGCAGAACCCTGACACCGAAGGCTTCCACTTGTCCTAAATGCTTGTACGTCGGTCCTTTTAAACCACTTTGTGGGATGACACAAAAAGGTCACCTTGGTTTCATACACACCGAGTTTGTCTTTTTGAACGGGGCTGTGATGCGCCTTGTAACACCAAAAGCGGATTGTCGTAAAACTGGCAGTTTCCATCCAAAAGCCCTCCTTGAGAAAAAGTTTCAAAAAGGAATACAACTGCTCTTCACTTGGCTTGACCAAATACAGTTGATAGGACAATTCCATCACACCTCGGTGAGGGTTGGTTTGGAGCACGGCACCAGTCAATCCTTGGTGTTCAATTAACAGCGTCTTACTCTCATTCACTGTAATGGACGGACTATCTTCTACGATAATCTTAAAGGGAAAACTGGCAGTGGAAACACCACCAATCGTTAAGGCATTCTGTCGAATCATGGTCTTACTCCTTTCAATCCTTGTTGGCGTTCGAGTTCATACAAAAGTTTTTCTCCTACCATTTCCGCCAGACGATGAAGGTCAGCTTCTTCTCTCACCGTATTTCCACTAATGGTAATCTGAATGGGTGGGAAATGACTGGTCATGGTTTTGGCAATCCCTCGTCCGATAGCCCCTAAGGTTTGTTCATTGAGAGGAAGAACAGCTTCTCTCCCTGCTTCGCCACCCACCATCAACCGATTCCCACTCATGCCAAAAGCCGTGGGCTTGGTTAAAATCCCACCCTTGGCATACCAGTCAATCCCAATACTGGGAAGATTTCCCTTCAACCAATCAAGCGGATTGGCAGAGCCAGACACTCGGAAATGAGGGAGAGGGATGTGCGGCCATCTGATTTGGAAATGAAAGAGATTTTTAATGGCGTTAATGGCAGAGCTGACCGCATCTTTTGCCCCATTGATGGCATTAGAGATACTACTTTTGACATCATTCCAAACGGATGAAACCGTATTTGAAATCCCATTAAGAACACTAGATACTGTATTTCGGATGCCATTCCAAGTATTTGAAATGCTTGTGCTAATATTGGATAGAATCGTTGATACAGTAGATTGAATAGATGACCATATGGATGAAATAACAGAACTAATAGCTGAGAGTACATTTGAAATCGTATTCTTAATCCCTGTCCATGTAGTTGTTATATACTGGGCAATGAAATTTAATGCTAAGGAAATCAAGGATTTTATTCCTTCCCAAGCTAGAGATAACACTTGTTTGATGGTTTCCCATGCTCCAGACCAATCACCAGTAATCACTTGCATAACCGCCTTGATAATGCCTAAGACTACACTGATGGCTGTTTCAACCACTATCTTGATCATTTCCCAAGCGGTTGTGATAATCAGTCTAATGTTCTCCCAGCCAGCTTTTATCAATGGCTCCACTATCCCCATCACAGTCGAAATAACTCCTGAAATTGCAGTCCAAACCGTGCTTACTGCAAGCAAAATCAACTCTTGATTCTCACCCCACCAAGAAGTTAGTAGCCCCCAAACGGACATAATAAAACTGGAAACGTCCTCTATCACGGTTGAGATAAAGCTAGAAATGGCCGTCCATATTTCCATGACAGCTGTCCGAAATCCTTCATTCTGTTGCCAGAGTTCTTGGAGGGCAACCACCAAGAGGGCAATAACCGCAATTATTCCTAAAACCATACCTACAATTGGGAGGGCAGCTGTTATCATGCCAACAATCGTTGTTCCCATCGCTAGGGCGGCGGCTTGCAGGGCAATGAAAATAGGGAGGACTAAGCCAACTCCAGCGACCAAGATTCCAACAAGGACGATAAACTGTTTCACAGGTTCCGATAGTCCAGAAAACCATCTTGCCACATCTTGTAATAGCTCTGCCAGTACCTGAAGGATGGGGGCAAGTGTAGCCGAGAGGGCATCACCGATTTCTGCCATGGCTAATTTGGCACTGTTTTGTGCTCTTGTGAACTGGTCAATGGAATCAAGTGTCCCTTCATAGGTTTGAGTGACAATGCCCTTAGCTTTCTCGGCTGTTCCTGCCAAGTCCTCAAAAGAGAATGCCCCACGCTTGATGGCATCTACCATTCTTGGAGCAGCTTTGCTTCCGAAAATGTCAGAGGCAAGCGATAAAGCTTCTGTTTCACTGGTAGACTGCTTGATTAGCTCAACCGTTCGAGCCAGCCCATCTTTTAAGGTCAAGCCATCTTTGGCATAGGCAACCGCAGCTTTTGATAGGGAGGATAGAGCAGCTGATGAATCCACACCAGCCTTTTCAAAACGACCCATTAAGGTCACCCCATCATCAAAAGACAGCCCAAGGGACTTAATCTGCGGTGCTCCAGCCACTGCCTTATCCATCAACTCCTGAACCCCTACACCTGTCGCTTGACTAGTATAAGTAACCGTATCAAGGACTCGTGTTAAATCAGTGACTTCAAGACCATAAGCTTCAATCGCTTGTTTGGCAGAAATCGCAGAGCTTGTCACATCACTGCCATTGATTTCAGAGAATTGAATCAGTTGAGTGGAAGCAGATTTGAGAGCATCTCCTGTTAAACCAAACTGGGTATTTAATTCGCCAACAGCACTACCAGCAGTCTGAAAATCTGTGGGAATCTCCGTCGCTAGCCGCTTTGCGATGTCTGTCATCGCATCAAGCGCTGAACCTGTCGCTCCAGTCTTTGTGACAATGATATCCATTCCCTCATCAACCTCTAAAAAGGCATCAAGTGTCTGTCCACCAAAGTCAATCAACTTCTGGGACAACTCTCCCAATTGATCCCCAAATTCCATGAGCAGGTCAGCTTTAAGAAGGTTGTTGGTTTCTGATAGGCTTTCCTGAACAGAATGAGAACTAGAAGACATTTCCTCCATCTCCTGTTGGAGATGGTTATAGGCTGTTTTAGTTTCATTGAGTGTTTTCTCAAGTTTATTAGCTTCAAGAGAGTTCTCACCATATTCAGCCTTGGTAAGAGACAGTTGTTGTTCAAGATTATGGATTTGTCTTTCCAATAACTCCGAATTAGAAGCAATCTTTTTCTGGGCCAATGCCAATTTTTCCGATTCACTGGCAGAGCTTCCTAAAGCAGATTCTTGGAGTTTGAAGGAACTATTAAGATTGTCACTTTCAGACACCAATTGGGCTTGTTCACTTTGAAGTGCAGTCAACTTGGACTTATTGCTTTCGACCTGTGTGCCGTTTTCAGCGAGCGTTTTTGAAACACTGTCTAGTTGACCCTCATAGCTTTTAAGAACAGTCTGAGTGGTTTCCAGTTCCCGTTGAAAAGCACGGTACTGGTCTG
The window above is part of the Streptococcus himalayensis genome. Proteins encoded here:
- a CDS encoding phage tail protein, encoding MIRQNALTIGGVSTASFPFKIIVEDSPSITVNESKTLLIEHQGLTGAVLQTNPHRGVMELSYQLYLVKPSEEQLYSFLKLFLKEGFWMETASFTTIRFWCYKAHHSPVQKDKLGVYETKVTFLCHPTKWFKRTDVQAFRTSGSLRCQGSAISFPKITITGNSGGETSFTVGDAVIRLERLQETLIMENNPSQPSFRTQRGQPIKWAGDFISIDAGKEDSVGVVLGTGVTSLTIETNWGWA
- a CDS encoding phage tail tape measure protein, whose translation is MAGTIKGITIEIGGDTQPLQQALKGVNKASSEATKELRQIDKALKFDTGNVTLLTQKQEVLAKQVESTKEKLATLRQAQSQVEAQFKAGTIGADQYRAFQRELETTQTVLKSYEGQLDSVSKTLAENGTQVESNKSKLTALQSEQAQLVSESDNLNSSFKLQESALGSSASESEKLALAQKKIASNSELLERQIHNLEQQLSLTKAEYGENSLEANKLEKTLNETKTAYNHLQQEMEEMSSSSHSVQESLSETNNLLKADLLMEFGDQLGELSQKLIDFGGQTLDAFLEVDEGMDIIVTKTGATGSALDAMTDIAKRLATEIPTDFQTAGSAVGELNTQFGLTGDALKSASTQLIQFSEINGSDVTSSAISAKQAIEAYGLEVTDLTRVLDTVTYTSQATGVGVQELMDKAVAGAPQIKSLGLSFDDGVTLMGRFEKAGVDSSAALSSLSKAAVAYAKDGLTLKDGLARTVELIKQSTSETEALSLASDIFGSKAAPRMVDAIKRGAFSFEDLAGTAEKAKGIVTQTYEGTLDSIDQFTRAQNSAKLAMAEIGDALSATLAPILQVLAELLQDVARWFSGLSEPVKQFIVLVGILVAGVGLVLPIFIALQAAALAMGTTIVGMITAALPIVGMVLGIIAVIALLVVALQELWQQNEGFRTAVMEIWTAISSFISTVIEDVSSFIMSVWGLLTSWWGENQELILLAVSTVWTAISGVISTVMGIVEPLIKAGWENIRLIITTAWEMIKIVVETAISVVLGIIKAVMQVITGDWSGAWETIKQVLSLAWEGIKSLISLALNFIAQYITTTWTGIKNTISNVLSAISSVISSIWSSIQSTVSTILSNISTSISNTWNGIRNTVSSVLNGISNTVSSVWNDVKSSISNAINGAKDAVSSAINAIKNLFHFQIRWPHIPLPHFRVSGSANPLDWLKGNLPSIGIDWYAKGGILTKPTAFGMSGNRLMVGGEAGREAVLPLNEQTLGAIGRGIAKTMTSHFPPIQITISGNTVREEADLHRLAEMVGEKLLYELERQQGLKGVRP